AGATCGAACCCGGCGACTGGATGCCCGCCGAGTACCGCCGCCAGCTGATCCGCATGATCAGCCAGCACGCGCACTCGGAGGTCGTGGGGATGCTCCCCGAAGGCGAGTGGATCACCCGGGCGCCCACCCTCAGGCGCAAGACCATCCTGATCGCCAAGGTGCAGGACGAGGCCGGGCACGGCCAGTACCTCTACCACGCCGCCGAGACGCTGGGCATCAGCCGCGAGGAGATGCTCGGCGCGCTGCTCTCGGGCAAGGCCAAGTACTCCTCGATCTTCAACTACCCCACCATGAACTGGGCCGACGTGGGCATGATCGGCTGGCTGGTGGACGGCGCGGCGATCAAGAACCAGACCATGCTGGCAGGCTGCTCCTACGGCCCCTACTCCCGGGCGATGGTCCGCATCTGCTCGGAGGAGACCTTCCACCACAAGCAGGGCAAGGAGATGATCGTCGCCTACGCCCAGGGCACCCCCGAGCAGCGCGCGATGGCCCAGGACGCCCTGGACCGCTGGTGGTGGCCCGCCCTGATGATGCTGGGGCCGCACGACGCCGACAGCCCCAACTCGGGCGCACTGACGAAGTGGGGCATCAAGCTCAAGACCAATGACGAGGTTCGCCAGGAGTTCATCAACGAGCACGCGCCCGAACTGCTCGAAGCCGGGCTGACCATCCCCGACCCCGACCTGCACCAGGACGAGTCGGGCAACTGGAAACACGGCCCGATCAACTGGGACGAGTTCTGGGCGGTCGTGAACGGTCAGCGGGGCCTCAACAAGGAGCGTCTGGGCGCCCGTCAGGCGGCCCACGAGGACGGCGCCTGGGTGCGCGAGGCCCTGGACGCCTACACGGCGCGCCAGCTGGGCCAGGCGGCAGACTGAATCTTTTACCCCGCCCCCTTGACCCGCAGAGCCGCTTGCAGACTTGCCAAGCTCCGCAGGAGAGGGGGGAGGCCGGGACTGGTACAGCTCCACAGGAGAGGGGGTGAACAGCCCTGGCATCCAGAGAACGCCGCCTGCTCAGCCCCTCACATGTATCCCAGGAGCATCCATGACCCAGACCCCCTCCCCCCACCCCGGTACCCAGTGGCCCCGCTGGGAAGTCTTCAAGCAGGACGCGCCGGGCAGGCCCTGGCAGGCGGTGGGCAGCGTCCACGCGGGTGACCCCGACCACGCCCTGCTGACGGCCCGCAACGTCTTTGTGCGCCGCCCGGCGGCCGTGAGCCTGTGGGCCGTGCGCGAGGGCGACATCCTGACCGCCACGCCGGAAGAGGTGCAGACCCGCCCCGAGGTGCTGGACACCCCCGGCGAGGGCGGCACCTACCACGTCGGCCTCAAGCGCACGCACAAGCGCTCGATGACCTTTGTCGATCTGGTGGGCACCGTCGAGGCGCGCGGCCCCGGCGACGCGGTCCGGCAGGCGCGCGAGGAGCACCCCGACGCCCTGACCTGGCTGGTCTTTCCCGAGAGGGCGGTCGTCCGCACGGGCGACGACCCCGGCACGGTGGACAGCTGGTTCGCGCCCGCGAGGGACAAGACCTACAAGCAGCAGCAGGCCTACGGCGTGATCGGCCGCCACGTCGGGGAACTCAAGCGCGAGGGCCGGATGCCGGGCCGCGTGAACGAGGAACCCCACATCGGCGCCCAGAAGGTCCATGACCACCCGCACGACCCCGCCCTCCAGCCCGCCCCGAGGAAGGTGCAGCCATGACCGCCCCCGCTGCCCTCCTCACGCCCGCCCAGACGCAGGCCCTGATTCGCAAGCTGACTGCGCTGGCCGACGACGAGATCATCCTGGCCCACCGGGACGGCGAGTGGACCGGGCACGCGCCGATTCTGGAAGAGGACATCGCCCTGGCCAACATCGCGCAAGACGAGCTGGGGCACGCCGGGATGTACCTGGAACTGCGCCGGACGCTTGACGGCAGCGAC
Above is a genomic segment from Deinococcus budaensis containing:
- the paaA gene encoding 1,2-phenylacetyl-CoA epoxidase subunit PaaA → MTQPLTPAETPQQHAAFEARILRGEKIEPGDWMPAEYRRQLIRMISQHAHSEVVGMLPEGEWITRAPTLRRKTILIAKVQDEAGHGQYLYHAAETLGISREEMLGALLSGKAKYSSIFNYPTMNWADVGMIGWLVDGAAIKNQTMLAGCSYGPYSRAMVRICSEETFHHKQGKEMIVAYAQGTPEQRAMAQDALDRWWWPALMMLGPHDADSPNSGALTKWGIKLKTNDEVRQEFINEHAPELLEAGLTIPDPDLHQDESGNWKHGPINWDEFWAVVNGQRGLNKERLGARQAAHEDGAWVREALDAYTARQLGQAAD
- a CDS encoding phenylacetic acid degradation protein, whose protein sequence is MTQTPSPHPGTQWPRWEVFKQDAPGRPWQAVGSVHAGDPDHALLTARNVFVRRPAAVSLWAVREGDILTATPEEVQTRPEVLDTPGEGGTYHVGLKRTHKRSMTFVDLVGTVEARGPGDAVRQAREEHPDALTWLVFPERAVVRTGDDPGTVDSWFAPARDKTYKQQQAYGVIGRHVGELKREGRMPGRVNEEPHIGAQKVHDHPHDPALQPAPRKVQP